From the Nymphalis io chromosome 1, ilAglIoxx1.1, whole genome shotgun sequence genome, one window contains:
- the LOC126780105 gene encoding translocating chain-associated membrane protein 1 produces MGVKPAIGRKSNKNPPFFSHDFVIQNHADIVSCIVMVFLVGLMVQSTSPVASLFISLHHNVTGVEPSREIPRGEPFLYESGWKDACAIFFYSLVCIVMHAILQEYFLDKISKKFHLSKSRLSALNESGQLILFQLMTLVWGGDAILREGFIFNISLLWDGYPNHPMSFLLKLWWIVQASYWIHTIPELYFLRIKKDEWSGRIRHAIVAFAFLAMAYCFQFQRVGVCLVVLHSLSEFVSHTYRLNNILRGEKEDYLDKIMGLLNGIVFVVVRLCSLVLGVLTFYFGVAGAAPLLLRIGALSVLVSFQVYLMFNFISEAIKQRQEARQLAQARPKKEKKEKPKKEKVKKIHNEESDLPEVDQNTNKTLRQRQAATVKTK; encoded by the exons ATGGGTGTAAAACCTGCAATTGGAAGAAAATCTAACAAGAACCCCCCATTTTTCAGTCACGACTTCGTGATTCAAAACCATGCCGATATTGTTTCATGTATAGTGATGGTGTTTTTGGTGGGATTAATGGTGCAG TCGACAAGCCCAGTTGCAAGTTTATTTATCAGCCTACATCATAATGTTACTGGTGTAGAACCGTCACGCGAAATACCGAGAGGAGAGCCTTTCTTATATGAAAGTGGTTGGAAAGATGCTTGTGCTATATTCTTTTACTCCTTGGTTTGCATCGTTATGCACGCCATACTCCAGGAGTACTTCTTAgat AAAATATCAAAGAAATTTCATTTGTCTAAGTCAAGACTGTCTGCTCTCAATGAATCAGGTCAACTTATTCTATTTCAACTTATGACTTTGGTTTGGGGTGGAGATGCTATTCTTCGGGAAGGATTTATCTTCAATATTTCACTTCTGTGGGatg GTTACCCAAACCATCCAATGAGCTTCCTATTGAAGTTATGGTGGATAGTTCAAGCATCATACTGGATCCATACAATCCCAGAGTTGTACTTCCTGCGTATCAAGAAGGATGAATGGTCAGGCCGAATTAGACACGCTATTGTTGCATTTGCATTTTTAGCTATGGCATATTGTTTCCA ATTCCAGAGGGTCGGTGTTTGCTTGGTTGTCTTGCATTCTCTATCTGAATTTGTTAGCCATACCTATCGTCTCAACAACATCCTCCGAGGTGAAAAAGAAGACTATCTAGACAAAA TCATGGGGTTATTAAACGGCATTGTGTTTGTGGTTGTTCGTCTTTGCTCTCTGGTTCTTGGAGTGTTGACATTCTACTTTGGAGTGGCTGGTGCGGCACCATTATTGTTACGTATTGGTGCTCTATCAGTTCTGGTCTCATTCcag GTTTACTTGATGTTCAACTTCATTTCTGAAGCTATTAAGCAACGCCAGGAAGCTCGTCAGCTTGCTCAGGCCCGGCCAAAGAAGGAGAAAAAGGAAAAAcctaaaaaagaaaaag taaaaaaaatccataatgAAGAGTCAGACCTGCCAGAGGTTGATCAAAACACAAATAAGACTCTCCGACAGCGGCAAGCTGCTACTGTAAAGACTAAGTAA
- the LOC126768453 gene encoding ATP-dependent 6-phosphofructokinase isoform X3 produces the protein MDGSSTQRFIERGSHKGKGLAVFTSGGDSQGMNAAVRSVVRMGIYLGCKVYFIREGYQGMVDGGDNIEEANWSSVSSIIHKGGTIIGSARCMDFIKREGRLTAAYNLVTRGITNLVVIGGDGSLTGANLFRQEWSSLLDELLQNNRITKDQREKYKYLHIAGMVGSIDNDFCGTDMTIGTDSALHRIIEAIDAIVSTAYSHQRTFIMEVMGRHCGFLAVFTALCTEATYNFICEEPAPLNWDKKLCEKIKEERKSGQRLNIIIVAEGAIDREGKPITAELVKKVVVENLQQDTRITVLGHVQRGGSPSAFDRILGCRMGAEAVMALMEATPETESCVVTLDGNQAVRLPLMECVRRTKAVAQAMADKNWDLAVQLRGRSFARNLETYKMLTRLKPPKEAFDESGKPAEGLTLAVMHVGAPACGMNAAVRSFVRNCIYRGDTVLGIHDGVEGFISGNIVKMDWSDVTGWVGQGGAFLGTKRTLPGDKKSEIAARIKQFNIQGLLIIGGFEAYQAGLELYESRAQFPEFCIPLVVVPATISNNVPGTDFSLGADTALNEITEICDRIRQSAQGTKRRVFVVETMGGYCGYLATLAGLAGGADAAYIYEEKFSIKDLQQDVYHIASKMTGGIQRGLILRNEKANDNYNTDFIYRLYSEEGKGLFTARMNVLGHMQQGGSPTPFDRNMGTKTAAKCLHWLVENIQKGSANGPDSACLLGVVKRQYKFTPLEELKSQTNFAQRIPKQQWWMKLRPLLRILAKHDSTYEEEGMYMTVEQGEMDSEHVI, from the exons ATGGATGGATCATCCACTCAGAGATTTATTGAGCGAGGCTCTCATAAAGGGAAGGGTCTTGCAGTTTTTACAAGCGGTGGCGATTCACAGGGAATGAATGCTGCTGTACGTTCTGTTGTGCGAATGGGCATCTATTTAGgatgtaaagtatattttattcgtgAGGGTTATCAGGGTATGGTTGACGGTGGAGACAACATTGAAGAAGCTAATTGGTCGTCAGTTAGCTCAATTATTCATAAAGGTGGCACCATCATTGGATCTGCTAGATGTATGGATTTCAt AAAACGGGAGGGACGTCTTACTGCTGCTTACAACTTAGTTACAAGAGGTATTACTAATTTGGTAGTAATTGGAGGTGATGGTTCACTTACTGGGGCCAATCTTTTCCGACAAGAGTGGTCCAGCTTGCTTGATGAATTGCTACAAAATAATCGAATCACTAAAGatcaaagagaaaaatataagTACTTACATATTGCGGgaatg GTCGGTTCAATCGATAATGATTTCTGTGGGACAGACATGACAATTGGTACAGATTCAGCATTGCATCGTATTATTGAAGCTATAGATGCAATTGTCAGTACTGCATATTCTCATCAAAGAACATTTATTATGGAAGTCATGGGCAGACATTGTgg TTTTCTTGCAGTATTCACGGCACTCTGTACGGAAGCtacctataattttatttgtgaagaGCCAGCGCCTCTGAATTGggataaaaaattgtgtgaaaaaataaaagag GAACGTAAGTCTGGTCAACGTTTGAACATTATTATCGTCGCGGAGGGGGCGATTGACCGTGAAGGTAAGCCGATCACTGCAGAGCTAGTGAAGAAGGTGGTAGTTGAAAACCTTCAGCAGGACACCCGTATCACGGTCCTTGGTCATGTGCAGCGTGGAGGATCACCTTCTGCTTTTGATAGAATTTtg GGCTGTCGAATGGGGGCCGAAGCTGTAATGGCTCTAATGGAAGCTACACCTGAAACAGAGTCGTGTGTGGTAACTTTAGATGGAAACCAGGCAGTACGACTGCCGCTTATGGAGTGTGTGCGTCGTACTAAGGCGGTCGCACAA GCTATGGCAGACAAAAATTGGGACCTCGCAGTGCAACTGCGCGGGCGCAGCTTTGCTAGAAACTTAGAAACTTACAAGATGTTAACTCGTCTTAAGCCTCCTAAGGAAGCTTTCGATGAATCTGGAAAACCTGCA GAGGGGCTGACGCTGGCCGTGATGCACGTGGGCGCGCCGGCGTGCGGCATGAACGCGGCCGTGCGCTCGTTCGTGCGGAACTGCATCTACCGCGGGGACACCGTGCTCGGCATCCACGACGGCGTCGAGGGGTTCATCAGCGGGAACATCGTCAAGATGGACTG gTCAGACGTGACTGGTTGGGTGGGTCAAGGCGGTGCGTTCTTAGGAACCAAGCGAACTCTCCCAGGGGATAAGAAGAGCGAAATCGCAGCACGCATCAAACAGTTCAACATCCAGGGACTACTTATCATTGGAGGATTTGAG GCGTACCAAGCAGGGCTTGAACTGTACGAATCACGCGCCCAGTTCCCAGAATTTTGCATTCCTCTAGTAGTAGTTCCAGCTACGATCAGTAACAATGTACCCGGGACAGACTTCTCCCTGGGTGCGGACACCGCGCTTAACGAAATCACTGAGATCTGTGACCGCATCCGACAGTCGGCTCAG gGTACTAAGCGTCGCGTGTTCGTTGTTGAGACTATGGGTGGATATTGCGGTTATCTAGCAACTTTGGCAg GTTTGGCCGGAGGTGCTGACGCTGCCTATATTTATGAAGAGAAATTCTCCATTAAGGACTTACAACAGGATGTATATCATATAGCTTCAAAAATGACAGGTGGTATCCAGCGAGGACTTATCCTTCGTAATGAGAAAGCCAATGACAACTACAACACAGATTTCATATATCGTCTATATTCTGAAGAAGGCAAGGGTCTCTTTACAGCAAGAATGAATGTTCTTG gtcATATGCAACAAGGCGGCTCCCCAACGCCATTCGACCGGAACATGGGAACTAAAACAGCCGCCAAGTGCTTGCACTGGCTCGTCGAGAATATTCAAAAAGGCTCAGCAAATGGTCCGGATTCCGCCTGTCTTCTTGGCGTCGTCAAGAGACAATACAAATTCACACCACTTGAAGAACTAAAATCTCAAACTAACTTTGC ccAAAGAATACCCAAGCAGCAATGGTGGATGAAACTTCGTCCTCTTCTGCGTATTCTAGCCAAGCACGATTCCACATATGAAGAAGAGGGCATGTACATGACAGTGGAACAAGGAGAGATGGACTCGGAACATGTTATTTAA
- the LOC126768453 gene encoding ATP-dependent 6-phosphofructokinase isoform X2 codes for MDGSSTQRFIERGSHKGKGLAVFTSGGDSQGMNAAVRSVVRMGIYLGCKVYFIREGYQGMVDGGDNIEEANWSSVSSIIHKGGTIIGSARCMDFIKREGRLTAAYNLVTRGITNLVVIGGDGSLTGANLFRQEWSSLLDELLQNNRITKDQREKYKYLHIAGMVGSIDNDFCGTDMTIGTDSALHRIIEAIDAIVSTAYSHQRTFIMEVMGRHCGYLALVAALASEADQVFIPEDPVPNNWVEKLCKRLQQERKSGQRLNIIIVAEGAIDREGKPITAELVKKVVVENLQQDTRITVLGHVQRGGSPSAFDRILGCRMGAEAVMALMEATPETESCVVTLDGNQAVRLPLMECVRRTKAVAQAMADKNWDLAVQLRGRSFARNLETYKMLTRLKPPKEAFDESGKPAEGLTLAVMHVGAPACGMNAAVRSFVRNCIYRGDTVLGIHDGVEGFISGNIVKMDWSDVTGWVGQGGAFLGTKRTLPGDKKSEIAARIKQFNIQGLLIIGGFEAYQAGLELYESRAQFPEFCIPLVVVPATISNNVPGTDFSLGADTALNEITEICDRIRQSAQGTKRRVFVVETMGGYCGYLATLAGLAGGADAAYIYEEKFSIKDLQQDVYHIASKMTGGIQRGLILRNEKANDNYNTDFIYRLYSEEGKGLFTARMNVLGHMQQGGSPTPFDRNMGTKTAAKCLHWLVENIQKGSANGPDSACLLGVVKRQYKFTPLEELKSQTNFAQRIPKQQWWMKLRPLLRILAKHDSTYEEEGMYMTVEQGEMDSEHVI; via the exons ATGGATGGATCATCCACTCAGAGATTTATTGAGCGAGGCTCTCATAAAGGGAAGGGTCTTGCAGTTTTTACAAGCGGTGGCGATTCACAGGGAATGAATGCTGCTGTACGTTCTGTTGTGCGAATGGGCATCTATTTAGgatgtaaagtatattttattcgtgAGGGTTATCAGGGTATGGTTGACGGTGGAGACAACATTGAAGAAGCTAATTGGTCGTCAGTTAGCTCAATTATTCATAAAGGTGGCACCATCATTGGATCTGCTAGATGTATGGATTTCAt AAAACGGGAGGGACGTCTTACTGCTGCTTACAACTTAGTTACAAGAGGTATTACTAATTTGGTAGTAATTGGAGGTGATGGTTCACTTACTGGGGCCAATCTTTTCCGACAAGAGTGGTCCAGCTTGCTTGATGAATTGCTACAAAATAATCGAATCACTAAAGatcaaagagaaaaatataagTACTTACATATTGCGGgaatg GTCGGTTCAATCGATAATGATTTCTGTGGGACAGACATGACAATTGGTACAGATTCAGCATTGCATCGTATTATTGAAGCTATAGATGCAATTGTCAGTACTGCATATTCTCATCAAAGAACATTTATTATGGAAGTCATGGGCAGACATTGTgg TTATCTGGCATTAGTGGCCGCTCTGGCAAGTGAAGCTGACCAAGTTTTCATTCCTGAAGACCCTGTTCCCAATAATTGGGTTGAAAAACTATGCAAACGTTTGCAACAG GAACGTAAGTCTGGTCAACGTTTGAACATTATTATCGTCGCGGAGGGGGCGATTGACCGTGAAGGTAAGCCGATCACTGCAGAGCTAGTGAAGAAGGTGGTAGTTGAAAACCTTCAGCAGGACACCCGTATCACGGTCCTTGGTCATGTGCAGCGTGGAGGATCACCTTCTGCTTTTGATAGAATTTtg GGCTGTCGAATGGGGGCCGAAGCTGTAATGGCTCTAATGGAAGCTACACCTGAAACAGAGTCGTGTGTGGTAACTTTAGATGGAAACCAGGCAGTACGACTGCCGCTTATGGAGTGTGTGCGTCGTACTAAGGCGGTCGCACAA GCTATGGCAGACAAAAATTGGGACCTCGCAGTGCAACTGCGCGGGCGCAGCTTTGCTAGAAACTTAGAAACTTACAAGATGTTAACTCGTCTTAAGCCTCCTAAGGAAGCTTTCGATGAATCTGGAAAACCTGCA GAGGGGCTGACGCTGGCCGTGATGCACGTGGGCGCGCCGGCGTGCGGCATGAACGCGGCCGTGCGCTCGTTCGTGCGGAACTGCATCTACCGCGGGGACACCGTGCTCGGCATCCACGACGGCGTCGAGGGGTTCATCAGCGGGAACATCGTCAAGATGGACTG gTCAGACGTGACTGGTTGGGTGGGTCAAGGCGGTGCGTTCTTAGGAACCAAGCGAACTCTCCCAGGGGATAAGAAGAGCGAAATCGCAGCACGCATCAAACAGTTCAACATCCAGGGACTACTTATCATTGGAGGATTTGAG GCGTACCAAGCAGGGCTTGAACTGTACGAATCACGCGCCCAGTTCCCAGAATTTTGCATTCCTCTAGTAGTAGTTCCAGCTACGATCAGTAACAATGTACCCGGGACAGACTTCTCCCTGGGTGCGGACACCGCGCTTAACGAAATCACTGAGATCTGTGACCGCATCCGACAGTCGGCTCAG gGTACTAAGCGTCGCGTGTTCGTTGTTGAGACTATGGGTGGATATTGCGGTTATCTAGCAACTTTGGCAg GTTTGGCCGGAGGTGCTGACGCTGCCTATATTTATGAAGAGAAATTCTCCATTAAGGACTTACAACAGGATGTATATCATATAGCTTCAAAAATGACAGGTGGTATCCAGCGAGGACTTATCCTTCGTAATGAGAAAGCCAATGACAACTACAACACAGATTTCATATATCGTCTATATTCTGAAGAAGGCAAGGGTCTCTTTACAGCAAGAATGAATGTTCTTG gtcATATGCAACAAGGCGGCTCCCCAACGCCATTCGACCGGAACATGGGAACTAAAACAGCCGCCAAGTGCTTGCACTGGCTCGTCGAGAATATTCAAAAAGGCTCAGCAAATGGTCCGGATTCCGCCTGTCTTCTTGGCGTCGTCAAGAGACAATACAAATTCACACCACTTGAAGAACTAAAATCTCAAACTAACTTTGC ccAAAGAATACCCAAGCAGCAATGGTGGATGAAACTTCGTCCTCTTCTGCGTATTCTAGCCAAGCACGATTCCACATATGAAGAAGAGGGCATGTACATGACAGTGGAACAAGGAGAGATGGACTCGGAACATGTTATTTAA
- the LOC126768453 gene encoding ATP-dependent 6-phosphofructokinase isoform X1, with translation MDGSSTQRFIERGSHKGKGLAVFTSGGDSQGMNAAVRSVVRMGIYLGCKVYFIREGYQGMVDGGDNIEEANWSSVSSIIHKGGTIIGSARCMDFIKREGRLTAAYNLVTRGITNLVVIGGDGSLTGANLFRQEWSSLLDELLQNNRITKDQREKYKYLHIAGMVGSIDNDFCGTDMTIGTDSALHRIIEAIDAIVSTAYSHQRTFIMEVMGRHCGYLAVVTALSSEADYVFIPEAPPSVDWKDKLCDKLEQERKSGQRLNIIIVAEGAIDREGKPITAELVKKVVVENLQQDTRITVLGHVQRGGSPSAFDRILGCRMGAEAVMALMEATPETESCVVTLDGNQAVRLPLMECVRRTKAVAQAMADKNWDLAVQLRGRSFARNLETYKMLTRLKPPKEAFDESGKPAEGLTLAVMHVGAPACGMNAAVRSFVRNCIYRGDTVLGIHDGVEGFISGNIVKMDWSDVTGWVGQGGAFLGTKRTLPGDKKSEIAARIKQFNIQGLLIIGGFEAYQAGLELYESRAQFPEFCIPLVVVPATISNNVPGTDFSLGADTALNEITEICDRIRQSAQGTKRRVFVVETMGGYCGYLATLAGLAGGADAAYIYEEKFSIKDLQQDVYHIASKMTGGIQRGLILRNEKANDNYNTDFIYRLYSEEGKGLFTARMNVLGHMQQGGSPTPFDRNMGTKTAAKCLHWLVENIQKGSANGPDSACLLGVVKRQYKFTPLEELKSQTNFAQRIPKQQWWMKLRPLLRILAKHDSTYEEEGMYMTVEQGEMDSEHVI, from the exons ATGGATGGATCATCCACTCAGAGATTTATTGAGCGAGGCTCTCATAAAGGGAAGGGTCTTGCAGTTTTTACAAGCGGTGGCGATTCACAGGGAATGAATGCTGCTGTACGTTCTGTTGTGCGAATGGGCATCTATTTAGgatgtaaagtatattttattcgtgAGGGTTATCAGGGTATGGTTGACGGTGGAGACAACATTGAAGAAGCTAATTGGTCGTCAGTTAGCTCAATTATTCATAAAGGTGGCACCATCATTGGATCTGCTAGATGTATGGATTTCAt AAAACGGGAGGGACGTCTTACTGCTGCTTACAACTTAGTTACAAGAGGTATTACTAATTTGGTAGTAATTGGAGGTGATGGTTCACTTACTGGGGCCAATCTTTTCCGACAAGAGTGGTCCAGCTTGCTTGATGAATTGCTACAAAATAATCGAATCACTAAAGatcaaagagaaaaatataagTACTTACATATTGCGGgaatg GTCGGTTCAATCGATAATGATTTCTGTGGGACAGACATGACAATTGGTACAGATTCAGCATTGCATCGTATTATTGAAGCTATAGATGCAATTGTCAGTACTGCATATTCTCATCAAAGAACATTTATTATGGAAGTCATGGGCAGACATTGTgg ATATCTTGCTGTGGTCACAGCCTTGTCATCTGAAGCAGATTATGTGTTTATCCCAGAGGCCCCACCATCAGTTGATTGGAAAGATAAGCTTTGTGATAAGTTAGAACAG GAACGTAAGTCTGGTCAACGTTTGAACATTATTATCGTCGCGGAGGGGGCGATTGACCGTGAAGGTAAGCCGATCACTGCAGAGCTAGTGAAGAAGGTGGTAGTTGAAAACCTTCAGCAGGACACCCGTATCACGGTCCTTGGTCATGTGCAGCGTGGAGGATCACCTTCTGCTTTTGATAGAATTTtg GGCTGTCGAATGGGGGCCGAAGCTGTAATGGCTCTAATGGAAGCTACACCTGAAACAGAGTCGTGTGTGGTAACTTTAGATGGAAACCAGGCAGTACGACTGCCGCTTATGGAGTGTGTGCGTCGTACTAAGGCGGTCGCACAA GCTATGGCAGACAAAAATTGGGACCTCGCAGTGCAACTGCGCGGGCGCAGCTTTGCTAGAAACTTAGAAACTTACAAGATGTTAACTCGTCTTAAGCCTCCTAAGGAAGCTTTCGATGAATCTGGAAAACCTGCA GAGGGGCTGACGCTGGCCGTGATGCACGTGGGCGCGCCGGCGTGCGGCATGAACGCGGCCGTGCGCTCGTTCGTGCGGAACTGCATCTACCGCGGGGACACCGTGCTCGGCATCCACGACGGCGTCGAGGGGTTCATCAGCGGGAACATCGTCAAGATGGACTG gTCAGACGTGACTGGTTGGGTGGGTCAAGGCGGTGCGTTCTTAGGAACCAAGCGAACTCTCCCAGGGGATAAGAAGAGCGAAATCGCAGCACGCATCAAACAGTTCAACATCCAGGGACTACTTATCATTGGAGGATTTGAG GCGTACCAAGCAGGGCTTGAACTGTACGAATCACGCGCCCAGTTCCCAGAATTTTGCATTCCTCTAGTAGTAGTTCCAGCTACGATCAGTAACAATGTACCCGGGACAGACTTCTCCCTGGGTGCGGACACCGCGCTTAACGAAATCACTGAGATCTGTGACCGCATCCGACAGTCGGCTCAG gGTACTAAGCGTCGCGTGTTCGTTGTTGAGACTATGGGTGGATATTGCGGTTATCTAGCAACTTTGGCAg GTTTGGCCGGAGGTGCTGACGCTGCCTATATTTATGAAGAGAAATTCTCCATTAAGGACTTACAACAGGATGTATATCATATAGCTTCAAAAATGACAGGTGGTATCCAGCGAGGACTTATCCTTCGTAATGAGAAAGCCAATGACAACTACAACACAGATTTCATATATCGTCTATATTCTGAAGAAGGCAAGGGTCTCTTTACAGCAAGAATGAATGTTCTTG gtcATATGCAACAAGGCGGCTCCCCAACGCCATTCGACCGGAACATGGGAACTAAAACAGCCGCCAAGTGCTTGCACTGGCTCGTCGAGAATATTCAAAAAGGCTCAGCAAATGGTCCGGATTCCGCCTGTCTTCTTGGCGTCGTCAAGAGACAATACAAATTCACACCACTTGAAGAACTAAAATCTCAAACTAACTTTGC ccAAAGAATACCCAAGCAGCAATGGTGGATGAAACTTCGTCCTCTTCTGCGTATTCTAGCCAAGCACGATTCCACATATGAAGAAGAGGGCATGTACATGACAGTGGAACAAGGAGAGATGGACTCGGAACATGTTATTTAA
- the LOC126771007 gene encoding potential E3 ubiquitin-protein ligase ariadne-2 — MSAESDMEYSDNDGDDYDYYGGQDDCDMEAVDRSKSDPEYFLFTCLRVEEVEKLLNESIELLSNSLQITPSLAKVILNAYEWNAQDIIKKYKENANEVLVYSRVKPRMSLVQGSSSRSVCAVCASTPPLQKYSGLACGHYFCNDCWTMHFEVQIMQGVSNTIQCMAQECEVRAPEDFVLSHVTKPALRERYQQFMFKDHVKSHPQLRFCPGPNCQWVYQAWLREGARRVECQGCELLTCFSCGAPHHAPTDCTTIRRWLTKCADDSETANYISAHTKDCPKCQICIEKNGGCNHMQCGACRHDFCWVCLGDWKNHGSEYYECSRYKEDPNLANDSQHAQAREALKKYLHYYERWENHARSLKLEEQTLASLKSRINQKVMAGEGTWIDWQYLWDAARLLKRCRYTLQYTYPFAYYMDVGPRKELFEYQQAQLEAEIENLSWKVERAETTDRGDLENQMDIAEKRRTTLLKDFLEFNMNSASGSKI, encoded by the exons ATGTCTGCTGAATCTGATATGGAATATTCGGATAATGATGGAGATGACTATGACTACTACGGCGGACAAGATGATTGCGATATGGAAGCTGTTGATCGTAGTAAATCTGATCCCgagtattttttgtttacatgtCTAAGAGTGGAAGAAGTAGAGAAGTTGTTAAATGAATCGATTGAGTTACTTAGCAATAGCCTTCAAATAACGCCCTCGCTGGCTAAG gtaaTACTAAACGCATATGAATGGAATGCTcaagacattataaaaaaatataaggaaaatgCTAATGAAGTTTTAGTGTACAGTCGCGTAAAACCTCGTATGTCACTAGTACAGGGAAGTTCAAGTCGCTCTGTTTGTGCAGTATGTGCAAGTACTCCAccattacaaaaatatagtgGACTAGCCTGTGGACATTACTTTTGTAATGATTGCTGGACCATGCACTTTGAAGTACAAATTATGCAAG GTGTATCTAACACTATACAGTGTATGGCTCAAGAGTGTGAAGTAAGAGCACCCGAAGATTTTGTGTTATCTCATGTGACAAAACCAGCTTTAAGAGAACGTTATCAGCAGTTTATGTTTAAGGATCATGTGAAATCTCATCCCCAACTAAGGTTTTGTCCAGGACCTAATTGCcaa TGGGTTTATCAAGCATGGCTCAGAGAAGGTGCACGTCGCGTTGAGTGTCAAGGCTGTGAATTATTAACTTGTTTTTCTTGTGGGGCACCACACCATGCACCAACGGACTGCACGACAATCCGTCGTTGGCTTACTAAATGTGCTGATGATTCCGAAACAGCAAATTACATTAGTGCTCATACTAAG GATTGCCCTAAATGCCAGATTTGCATTGAAAAGAATGGTGGTTGCAATCATATGCAATGTGGTGCTTGCAGACATGACTTTTGTTGGGTATGCTTAGGTGATTGGAAAAATCATGGTTCTGAATATTATGAATGCAGCCGTTACAAAGAAGATCCAAATTTAGCTAATGATAGTCAACATGCACAg gcAAGGGAAGCcctgaaaaaatatttgcattattaTGAAAGATGGGAAAATCATGCAAGATCATTGAAATTGGAAGAACAAACACTTGCAAGTTTAAAAAGTCGTATTAAtcaaaag GTTATGGCTGGTGAAGGAACATGGATTGATTGGCAGTACCTTTGGGATGCAGCTAGACTACTGAAGAGGTGCAGATATACACTGCAATACACTTATCCTTTCGCATATTATATGGATGTTGGACCAAGGAAAGAACTTTTTGAATATCAACAG gcACAATTAGAAGCAGAAATAGAAAACTTATCATGGAAAGTAGAGAGAGCTGAAACAACAGACAGGGGTGATTTAGAAAATCAAATGGATATTGCAGAAAAGAGACGAACAACATTGCTCAAAGACtttttagaatttaatatgaatagcGCCTCGGGTagtaaaatatga